DNA sequence from the Nocardia sp. BMG111209 genome:
CCCGGCCAACTGGTCCCACGTCGAGAAGGGCCGCCGCGTCCTGACCGCGAACTCCATCGGCCCGGTCCTGGACCTGCTGGACGTCTCCGCCGCGGAGCGCGCAGAACTGCTCACCCTGCTCGCGACCGGCCGGGAACGCGGCTGGTGGGCCGGGGCCGCCGCCCTGATCGGCCCCGAACTACAGCGCTACTACGGCCTGGAATACGGCGCGGCGACCATCCGCAGCTACGACAGCCTGGTGCTCCCGGGCCTGCTCCAGACCGAGGACTACGCCCGCGCCCTGATCCGCGCCGACGTGACGATCCGCCCGGTGCAGGTGGAACAACTGGTCGAGGTCCGCATGCGAAGACAGCGGCGGCTGCGCGGCGCGGATCGGGCGGAACTGATCGCCCTGGTCGGCGAGGCGTCGCTGCTGCAACAGGTCGGCGGCCCGAAAGTGCTTCGGGGACAACTGGAATACCTCGCCGGACTGATCGACGAACTGGACACCGTCGAGGTCCGGGTACTCCCCTTCCGCGGCGAGACCGGCGCCGTACTCGGTGGATCCGGCTTCCATCTGCTCGACTTCGCGTCGCCGACGCTACCGACCTTCGGTTGGTCGGAGGGTTCGCTCATCGGTGGGGCGGTGGAGAACACGGACCGGCTCGGCGACCTGGGCTTCGCCTATCGGCGGGCGCTGGAGGGCTCCCTCGGCCGCGCGGATTCCCTGGCCCTGATCCGGCGGTACGCCCGCGCCTAGGGGCCGGTCGGCAGCGACCGGCCCCGGCGGTGTCACCAGATCCGCACGCGCTCATCGGGTTCCAGGTAGAGGTCGTCGCCGGGTTGTACGGCGAAGGCCTCGTGGAAGCCGTCGAGGTTGCGGACCACGCCGTTGCAGCGGAACTCCGGCGGGGAGTGCGGGTCGACGGCGAGGCGCCGGATCGCCTCCTCGGTCCGGGATTTGGTGCGCCACACCTGGGCCCAGCCGAAGAAGACCCGTTGCAGGCCGGTCAGGCCGTCGAGCACCGGGGGGTGGGCGTCGCCGAGGGCGATGCGGTAGGCCGCCAGGGCGATCGAGAGTCCGCCCAGGTCACCGATGTTCTCGCCGATGGTGAACTCGCCGTTCACAGTGTGGTTGTCGGACAGGTCCTTCGGCGAGAACTGGCTGTACTGGTCGATCAGAGCCTTGGTGCGCAGCGCGAATTCGGCCCGGTCGGCATCGGTCCACCAGTCGACCATATTGCCGTCGCCGTCGTACTTGCTGCCCTGATCGTCGAAGCCGTGACCGATCTCGTGGCCGATCACCGCGCCGATCCCGCCGTAGTTGGCCGCGTCGTCGGCGTGCAGATCGAAGAACGGCGGCTGCAGGATGGCGGCGGGGAAGACGATCTCGTTCATGCCCGGGTTGTAGTAGGCGTTGACCGTCTGCGGGGTCATGAACCACTCGGTGCGGTCGACCGGGCCGCCGAGCTTGTTCAGATCGCGATCGTGTTCGGCCGCATAGCCGTTGCGGTAGTTGCCCACCAGATCGGCCGGGTCGATCCGGATCGCGTCGTAGTCGCGCCAGCGGTCGGGGTAGCCGATCTTCGGGGTGAACTTCTCCAGTTTGGCCAGCGCGGCCTGTCGGGTGTCGGGGCCCATCCACTCGAGGTCGGTGATGTTGCGGCGGTAGGCCTCGATCAGGTTGTCCACCAGGTCCTGCATCCGGGCCTTGGCCTCCGGCGGGAAATGCCGTGCCACGTACAGCTTTCCGACCGCCTCGCCGAGCAGGTCCTGCACCAGGGAGACGCCGCGCTTCCAGCGCTCGCGGTTCTCCTGGGCGCCGGTGAGGGTGCGGCCGTAGAAGTCGAAGTTCTCCGCCACCACGGCGGCCGTCAGATACGGTGCGCGGGAACGCAACACCCGCCACAGCGCCCAGGCCTGCCAGTCCTCGATCGATTCGGTGGCCCACAGCCCGGCGAAGGCGCGCAGGTAATCCGGTTGCCGCACCACGATTTCGGCGAACAGTTCGGCCCCGGACCGGTCGGTGCCCGCGGCCAGCTCGGAAATCCAGCCGGCCCAGTCGAATTCCGGATTCGCCGCGGCCAGCTCGCCGAGGGTGGTGAGGTTGTAGCTCAATTCGGCGTCGCGGCGGCGCACCACGTCCCAGTGCCCGGCCGCGAGCGCGGTTTCCAGCGCGAGGACCCGCTGCGGGTCGGCATCGATGCCGGCGAGGGTGAACATCCGGCCGATGTGCGCGAGGTATTCGGTGCGGATCGCCGCGAAATCGTCACCGCGGTAGTACGACTCGTCCGGCAGGCCGAGGCCGGACTGGGTGGCGTGCACGAGGTAGCGCTGCGAGTTCTTGTCGTCGGTGTCGACGTACACGGCCACCGCGCCGCCGACGCCGGTGCGCTGCAACCGGCCCAGCAGCGCCGCGAACGTGCCGCGATCGGTGACCGCGCGGACGGCGGCGAGTTCCTCGGCGATCGGGCCGAGCCCGGCCGCCTCCACCGCCTCCTCGTCCATGAAGCTGCTGTACAGGTCGCCGATCTTGCGTTCCTCGCTGCCGGCGGGCGCGACGGCGGCCGCGGCCTCCTGGATGATCGCCTGCACATCGAGTTCGGCCTGATCGTGCAGGGCCCGGAAGGCGCCGTCCACCGCGCGGTCCGCCGGAATCTCGTACGCATCCAGCCACTGGCCGTTGACGTGCGCGAACAGGTCGTCCTGCACCCGGACGGCGGTGTCGCGGTAGTCCAGATCGATACCGGAGGGAATGCTC
Encoded proteins:
- a CDS encoding DUF5753 domain-containing protein yields the protein MAPLSPTVARWELVLRLRELRERRGFDSATFARRAGFTPANWSHVEKGRRVLTANSIGPVLDLLDVSAAERAELLTLLATGRERGWWAGAAALIGPELQRYYGLEYGAATIRSYDSLVLPGLLQTEDYARALIRADVTIRPVQVEQLVEVRMRRQRRLRGADRAELIALVGEASLLQQVGGPKVLRGQLEYLAGLIDELDTVEVRVLPFRGETGAVLGGSGFHLLDFASPTLPTFGWSEGSLIGGAVENTDRLGDLGFAYRRALEGSLGRADSLALIRRYARA
- a CDS encoding M13 family metallopeptidase — protein: MTSDASIPSGIDLDYRDTAVRVQDDLFAHVNGQWLDAYEIPADRAVDGAFRALHDQAELDVQAIIQEAAAAVAPAGSEERKIGDLYSSFMDEEAVEAAGLGPIAEELAAVRAVTDRGTFAALLGRLQRTGVGGAVAVYVDTDDKNSQRYLVHATQSGLGLPDESYYRGDDFAAIRTEYLAHIGRMFTLAGIDADPQRVLALETALAAGHWDVVRRRDAELSYNLTTLGELAAANPEFDWAGWISELAAGTDRSGAELFAEIVVRQPDYLRAFAGLWATESIEDWQAWALWRVLRSRAPYLTAAVVAENFDFYGRTLTGAQENRERWKRGVSLVQDLLGEAVGKLYVARHFPPEAKARMQDLVDNLIEAYRRNITDLEWMGPDTRQAALAKLEKFTPKIGYPDRWRDYDAIRIDPADLVGNYRNGYAAEHDRDLNKLGGPVDRTEWFMTPQTVNAYYNPGMNEIVFPAAILQPPFFDLHADDAANYGGIGAVIGHEIGHGFDDQGSKYDGDGNMVDWWTDADRAEFALRTKALIDQYSQFSPKDLSDNHTVNGEFTIGENIGDLGGLSIALAAYRIALGDAHPPVLDGLTGLQRVFFGWAQVWRTKSRTEEAIRRLAVDPHSPPEFRCNGVVRNLDGFHEAFAVQPGDDLYLEPDERVRIW